DNA from Mercenaria mercenaria strain notata unplaced genomic scaffold, MADL_Memer_1 contig_5042, whole genome shotgun sequence:
ctacatgtataattgttcggTTGGAAAcgctccagaatatctttctgaacttctcgtaaaacaaacacagacatggaacttgcgttcttcaaattccgttactgggtgtttcgttgttcctttcaacaagcgaaaaacgttcagcgacagaagttttggtactgttggacctaaactctggaatgaattgcctatcgaaataaggaactcagacacaatagatattttcaaaaagaagttgaaaactcattattttggaaattactatgcactcttttagaaactgtgactgtatttttttaagagattgaagtaacgtgaactggatgattttattgtgtaaatacattcgaattctTACCttgataacaaacagctgtcttaccgtatcttaatgttctaatattttattaatcttatctgatgtctgatcttttttttaatgcttactaaatagtttattcacaatgatatttatgctcatttatgttatatgtcattaaatattttaattttttgtcgtatttttatgtatttgtaaaacgccattgaatatgttttccgtaaaaataggcgtttaatcaaataaaacagtttcagtttcagtttcttataattgtacttaaatgtatgaaattatcaattatttcatGGTCccaatgttgtagaaaataagatagaattgaaatcaaataattacagcTAATTAAATCCTACGCGTATGCCACAAGTTTGACACCagtacaagtcatacgatattacagtatttgacaaccaattcacagtgaggTAAATATTTCTCTCTTTATAATTGGTGATTTCAGTTTTTCAATGGGCTAATGGTAACTAAATTTTATATATTGATCTTATCATACGACTTTGAATACATCATTTCACAAATTGTTAAAATAGCCATGAAAAGGATTGTTATCTAAAAAGAAATGAACTAAACCCATTAGGGTTATTTCTCCAAAGTTATACTTTGTTTTTAATATGATGTGATATAAATTCCTTCATAATAAACTGTGTCTCAAGTACAAATATACTTACAGATGTTTATAAAGCTAGTTAACTGAGACTGCCATATACATTTGCACGACAGCCTGAATGTTTGTGaaaagaaatgcacataaactCCTCTCAATATGTTTGTCAACCATGTTGTTTTCTGGTGCAGACATTCTACAGTTTgatcacaaaacattttattattggaTAATGTTTTTCAAAAGGCTCCTTTTATAGACTTCAACTGTCATAATTGCTGTCTTCAAGTTTTGTATGGTGGTCCTAAAACGATTTCCGGACTTGTACTCAGTATTGTTATTATCTGGTTCATTGAGAGCATGTAATTATtgtgcttattttagtcttgccTTGAAGGGATACGTATCTTAATTATGATACTGTTATAttcctttatttaagtttaagtaatcACTGCTAATCAATTCAGACCTGATTTGATCTGGGCTGAATTGATTTCTTAAGACATTTTTATAATGCTCATTAGAGTCAGTTTTCGAAGTCAGTGTCTtatttaaatattgatatatGGCAGATTTTAATGGTAGAATAGCAATGGTaaagtaacttttaataaatgtaataagGCAATTAGTCTgtaatacattatatttttatcttacttaaTGTATATTTATAGGCTAGTAGATTTGCATACAGAAATATACAGTCGTTCTTTCGCGGAAGATGCATATCTAATAATCGTTTAATTACATACACATTTtcacttaaaggcctagattttggcagtgggccaagggatttctgtcttcaccagcacagttgggggctaatgaccatcacagtatatggttccaataaacaagggtcattgtttattggagaatCAGTCTACCTTAccagtgtatctattagtgagaaggagaaacaatgtaatttattttaaattaatacataatagataacttttaaagttatactagttgtttttttttgggggggggggggggcatttctatgtaaagaaaaatatttgttgatcaaacacaataataaaataatcagaaacttgttttcacaaaaatgaaataatcagaaacttacttaaagaaatatgcaagtttttttatttttttcaaattctgtctggagaattgtgatatttcaaaaaaatgtgactttcactcatctaaagcttgcagtatactgtaaataacatttctctaaaactgaaaacaaaatgtgcatttcaaagttacgaagcaaagcatgaaaaaagtcccttttggcaacatactgaaaatgaaaattgtgtatagatggaacacaataattgattacatgaatacaagaaaatcaatttccagttcgaaaaatattgtttgtcagcacaaagaattcatgaagttttcaccatacttgtgttttattatcattattattttcaatatcattactgtatcttttatcatcctatatgtaatatagtaataatagtaattattataataataataaaaataataataataatcataatcattattattataataataatgattattattattattattattattataacgtTAAAGTTATAGTTATTATCATctgtataatatcaaaataataattattattattatcattccgcattcactgaagaaaaattaatttctttcagctccactgcacacatcttcatggtctacttggggtccctgctgtgctaattgccctctaatcagttgctattacataatcgctgataagcagcagataagatgggagttgtatattggatttggggtgtgggggtggggaCACTTATATaatagtgaatctaggcctttaaattattatataaatcataCAGATTTGCTTTTAAGCCTTGGTGAAATTGAAATTACTTACGACGACACTGACGACACAAATGACGttacacacccgatatgaaatttgaacgtcaaaaTGGAATTGACGTTTCGGGTTCTAATGAAGTTTAACAGTATGTAATAAATGCTTTTATCTACTGTATAAATGTACATGGAGGAGActtaaaataaagtataaatcaTTTGTATATCGTAGTCGGACCACACATTACAATAAACTATGGTATCATAAttgttatcattatgttttaaggtattagacccttaatagagtatctccttttgaAGAgaatttaattcctaccataattctactttgactgcaatttttaggggggcgtaggttcaagccccactgggaccaaaattttttttccttgttttccttttttctagaaaatgtttgtacttctttcaagacttattattgatctattgtacaaaagcggaaaattttcatttgataagcgatttcttgctgttcaaagtgaatttacctctgaaacaaaaGGGGTAGAGttatacatctttaaaaatgctgagttacatgcagtaaaTGTTCTCTTTTTTGCCTTCAATCTTTAGAccacatattgtggaagaaatgtaggtaggttttacttctgtcccaatgttatttttgaataaagtgagcaaaattcaaaacagacccgcaggattcgaccttaatttttcaatgttggagttaaaattctgtcacattaaatccgtttacttgaggtacCCTTAAAAAATGAtcttgacagttttattttgtgttttataattgtttacaaatagtttggtgtttcttttatcaaaattaatggtatggTGAATTCTCAGCAAACATTTTGGAAACtagccatcactttgaaatttgtctctacttgagcttgaggaaataccataaataatacaaaatttataataaaaaaaatctacacggtaaaagttgtttaaaaattgcaacacagtgcgaaaaacggttaactttaagaatataccaagcaaatgccattttttaaacattaccttaACAGTTTATATATGAATGTCacaaaaacagcaacaaaacatgttaatTACTCAGTCTAAAAGCAAATCGGTCAAGGGCAACAAATGAGACGATATTACTTGTCAACTATTCAATCTTACAGTTTTAACAATGGTCTTTGTACACAGCTGTTACACACGCGGAAGATTTACTGTAATAGTTGAAGTGTAGACGATATTGAAATGGCGAACAGAGAAGTATCGAAAGATTTCAGCGATTCATTAAACTGTGGATGTGACTCTGTAACTGAAATGTTTTGTGAATCATGCACAATAGACGATAATTATTCCACGGCGGAAGAATTTTGTGTTGATTGTGTAAAGTATTTCTGTGCAACGTGTATGAGATTTCATAAACGATTTCTTCTTAATCATGTACATCAGGATCAACATTCTATGCCGCAGGACTTTTGCCTTGAAATATGTGAGGTACATCCTAAGGAGATAATAAAATTTTTCTGTGAAGCTTGTAGCAGATTTGCCTGCTCAGAATGCAGGAGTAATCTTCACCAAAACTGCAAGACTGTCAGACACGTGCCTAAATTAGTACAAagtattgaaaaaagttcaaactTCCAATCGTTTAAAAGCAAAATTGATCATAGTGAAACAGAACTAAAACGAATAACCGAATCATTGATACAAGCAAAATATTCAGATGTAGAAAAGTGTTGCAATTATGCGAAAACAGCCATTAAAATTCAAAGAGAAGAAATGAATAAGCAATTTGATGGTCTCGAAATGAATATTCAGAGAAGTATCGAGAAAATCAGAACTGATGACACCAAGCAGCTGGACGATCTAACATCACAATATAATCAACTGAAATCGAAATGCGAGTCTTTGAGACGTAACGTGGAAATAATGCTAACAACAGGACAGCGGAGCAAGCTATGCATTACTATGAAGAATTCTGAGAATGTTGTGGATTTATTTGAAAAGAGTATTGCAGAAATTGAAAATCTAAGCAAAGTGCAGAACTACATTTATAACCCGAACAGATATCTTCAGGCAGTAATAGAAGACTGTGATAGAGTTGGATATCTTGCCGATTCAGAAAACTTAAAGGTAGGTTACAGTTATGCTTTATACTGTTTAAGATAAGCATACATGTATACGTATAAATACATTTCCTCAAGATTCAATGTGGTGCAGCAATGACTTAAATATAGGACTGATAAATGCTTTATTGCCGAAAAATGCACCGTCACAGATAAACAAATAATAATCATTACGatagacattattattattattataccagatttgttgagcgcccttttcatatgaagTATACGTTCAAGAGCGccttacaattaaacatgtgataTATCACAGATATGAAgtaaaatcacaaaaacataGATATGCAATATTAAGACTAAAGCTGAAACTGAATAACTTGATTAAACACCcaattatataaatgatttattcGAAGGCTTTGtacataataacaaaaaaaaaaaaaacagttattataaaaataataataattacaatgatAACAATTACCGCCCTTTTGTAACACGAAActaaacttctttttaaataaaGAGATGTGCCCATAGGATATCATGTTGAACTATATATGAAGAATTCATATgtgcagtttgaaaaatatcatgGTGGTTCGTTCATAAACTTGgtttaaaatacacattttgtacAAATACGTATATACAGTACAGTGCAAAATACTGAATCTTCTTTTCAGTCGATCAAAAGAAACAGACAAGGAATGCATTACAGCAGACCCAAACATGGTCTGTTCAAGAATGCGTTACAGAGCTGTGGCAAAAATGAAACTTGTGATTTTCTGCAAGACGACATGAATGTGTGGAGAGCAGAAATTATCAACATAGCTGTCATCGGTTGTTCCGGAGCTGGCAAATCAACGTTTATAAATAGTATGTGCGAATTTGATCCTGAAGATACGGCTGCGGCAAAAGTTGGGTTGACAAAAACGACCAAAAATATTACTCCGTACTCACTCCGAAGAAATGAAAACGTTAAGCTTTGGGACTTTCCTGGGTTTGAAACTATGAATGTGAAAAAGGAAAGGTACTTAGACTTATTTAGTTTAAAGAAGTTTGACTTTCTTATAGTTGTTACATCAACGCGTTTGACAGAGACGGAAATATACTTGATGAAAGAAATTGAACATCATGGCAAATTTGTTTACCTGCTTCGAAGCCATTTCGATTGTGATGTAGAAAGTTGTTTACTGCAAAATGATTTCCGGAATGATGACATTGTGGAAACGCTTAGAACACGGGTTATTTCTTCGTATACCCAAGTCTTAAGGGATTTAAAAAGTAATGGCAACGTGTTCCTCATTGACGGTTGCGCTTTAAACCAGTATGACTACGAGAGGTTTGAAAAAACGATTATTGCCGATGCCGCTAAAATCAGTGAAAGTAAAGCACTTGAAATTATCTTTGCCTTGCCAATTACAACGAAATATGCGAGGGAAGTTAAGACTGTCCGACTTGAACAACAATTAACTCGAAAAGCTTTGCATGCTGCACTTTGTCTTCCTTTATATATAGAAGTTGTGAGGTCTTTATTAAAAGAGAAAGAACTTTATATCAGGCAGTTTCCTAATCCAATTACATTAGGGCTTagtttaaatgcagatatttcaAACGTAGAGGTCGAGCTGTCAGATTTAGAAGAAAGACTGTATCACAGTCATGTTCATTCGGCAGTAGATAAATTGTTTCAACACTGTGACAAGACGGCACAATTTCTGTTACCTTGCTTCGATATTGTCCAAATGTACACGCTTTGTAGGGTTTGGTTACAGAAAAATCTTGAGCGTTTGCTGCCAAGTTCATAAGTAAATGAATGCATTAGTCTGCTCAAATACAAAACGATATTTGATTTCGCCTACATATACGCAGATTTTATAGTGGTTATAATTCCATAGATGTAAAGGAAGCAGAATGAAACAGGAGACGTTATAATGGATtctatgaacaaaatataaaactgGAAATGCTTAAGCTCAGGAATGGAAATACCTAAATGTTTCATTAGATGCAATATTGAATAGTCATAGAACTAAACATATTGTACAAGGAAATATACTTGCGAGGATGCGGAACAGTGTTTAAGAAATGCACAGGACATAAGAAGTTGGAGTGTTTAGTTTATACCGATATGGAAATCAGCGTCATTTACTCTAGTCTCACTACTAGTCAAAACCGCTCAGAATAGTGTAATCGTCAGGTGCTAGCTTGACAATGGGGTTTCAATAACCCGATGACTCAATTTTTGAGGTGCAATTAtcttcattttattgttttaaggtTATTGTGCagttacattttttcatttttatcgtcTTGTACAAGTAAAGTTCCGCTCATAATACTTCATAAGCGATAAATTACGCCATCTGTGCCAATTGATTCCTGAAATCAGAGTGCAAAGTACTTTTTATTTCGAGCCAAGATGAAAATATGACTTTTCTCTGACTTTGGATATTGAATCTAAAATTCTCGAAGAAGCAAAAAAGAGAAATATCCACTTCACAAGCAGAGACATTGATAAGTGTCACAGGAAGGGTAAACTCGTAGATAACGTAAGCAGAAGGGTGATTATCGAATTCACTAATTCGAAGCTTAGGTAACGCCTGTATGCTTCTAGGAAGGAATTATGCCGATGGTATATTTGTACAGGAAAATTCGACTCCTTATCGTGAAAATCTTGCCTTCCATGCACGACAGTTAAAAGGAGAAAATACCTtttgaaatattgtcaatatGAATGATATAATAAACCTTATATCAAATTAATGTATTACTTTATTTAGCTCAAACATATATATTGTGAAACTACATTGATATTTTCTTGCCTATAATGATGTTTGTGACTATGTGTAAAATGATCGGTcggatttgtattttattttatattagcaGCTGATTTgtctgtgataaattatttttatactattttatacaaatatagatGTTGATTAGTTAGAAACATTGTTGTTTTAGTTTCTTTTTGTGGAAATTATTTTAGTTAAGTTTGGAATAGTTTTAAAAAGCCATTTGCTCTGTTTGTTTGACTGTTTTCCACCACTTTTTCTCCGCTTCATATGAGGACGTGGAGCTTTTGAGCAGTGTTAGCTTGGTCCTTTAAAACAcctttttcttaaaattattgCATGGACTTGTCTCCTTTCAGTTGAAATTCTTTTTATACTTATGAAGCTTGTCCCAATCacttcataacatttttgcaaagtaGTTGTGCCTGCACTTTGTGCATATTATCAATTTATGCATTCTATGTGTTTCagttctttattttattattttcacataCATTTTAATTGTCATCAACCTAAATGTCTGAGGAATTTAACATGTAGAAATATGATATTTCCCTGAGAAAATTGATATTGACTAACAACCTGTAGAATCTTGAGATGACAAGGGTGCCATGTATCAGCTAGACAATGGAACTAAAAATCCAACCTTCAAGAAGTCTGTTATTAcccattttaaatatattgtgtAGTTAACTTcatcaaaaaaataataatcaaagtATCATTTTCTGAATAAGTGTTATTAGaggtaaaaatatcctgaatagatatttggaaaaaatggagactcCACAAAATCTTTATTGTAGGTTTTGGTTACTAGTCTAAGATAGATATCTCCTGCAAAACATGTACTTTTATCTCTATGCATATAAAAGCATGCACAGTTATAACACTTTACAGTGGTAAGTGATTAATCTGTAAATTGTTATCAAATCAAGAAATATCCTTGGGAAAGTGGTACatttttgtactgaaatttgtcaACAGAAATCTTTTTATAAGCCACAGAATTTCACAGGATAAAAACTGTTGAgaaagctactgctggaaagagaaaaTCGCTTCTACctgtataatattatatgtgTCAAAGTATGGGAACAATAAAGGtaacatagatagattacttttTCCATTTGAATCATtaatataacatggacaggattagatTGCCAAACAGTGTTCACTGAACTGTTTTTCTGTATAATTATACTGTTTTCCTTGTGTAAAGTGGGTTTAGAATAAATCTCAATATTTCAATATCAGCATCATTTC
Protein-coding regions in this window:
- the LOC128554442 gene encoding uncharacterized protein LOC128554442 encodes the protein MANREVSKDFSDSLNCGCDSVTEMFCESCTIDDNYSTAEEFCVDCVKYFCATCMRFHKRFLLNHVHQDQHSMPQDFCLEICEVHPKEIIKFFCEACSRFACSECRSNLHQNCKTVRHVPKLVQSIEKSSNFQSFKSKIDHSETELKRITESLIQAKYSDVEKCCNYAKTAIKIQREEMNKQFDGLEMNIQRSIEKIRTDDTKQLDDLTSQYNQLKSKCESLRRNVEIMLTTGQRSKLCITMKNSENVVDLFEKSIAEIENLSKVQNYIYNPNRYLQAVIEDCDRVGYLADSENLKSIKRNRQGMHYSRPKHGLFKNALQSCGKNETCDFLQDDMNVWRAEIINIAVIGCSGAGKSTFINSMCEFDPEDTAAAKVGLTKTTKNITPYSLRRNENVKLWDFPGFETMNVKKERYLDLFSLKKFDFLIVVTSTRLTETEIYLMKEIEHHGKFVYLLRSHFDCDVESCLLQNDFRNDDIVETLRTRVISSYTQVLRDLKSNGNVFLIDGCALNQYDYERFEKTIIADAAKISESKALEIIFALPITTKYAREVKTVRLEQQLTRKALHAALCLPLYIEVVRSLLKEKELYIRQFPNPITLGLSLNADISNVEVELSDLEERLYHSHVHSAVDKLFQHCDKTAQFLLPCFDIVQMYTLCRVWLQKNLERLLPSS